GCAACGTCGGTGAGTCGGAGAAGGATCCTGGCTTGTATTTCCGAAACAATGTCGGCGGGGTAGTCGCTCTCTTAGAGGCGATGAAGAAGCATAAGGTGTTGAAACTAGTCTTCTCATCTACTTGTGCGACCTATGGGGACCCTGAATATGTGCCGATCGATGAAGCGCACCCCATGACTGGATGCACGAGCGCTTACGGCGAGTCAAAGCTGATGGCTGAAAAGGCTATACAATGGTATGCAACCTCCTTTGGTATCCAGTATCTCGCTCTACGGTATTTCAACATTTGCGGGGCAAGTGATGACGGGCTGTTTGGCGATTCGAAGAAGCCTTCTTTCCATTTAATGCAAAATGCGGTGAGGGCTGGTCTCGGCCTAAGCGAGTTTCAATTTAATTACACTGAGGTTGATACGCCGGATGGTTCGCCGATCCGAGATTACATTAATGTAGAAGATCTGGCTGAAGCCCACGTCAAGGCGTTGGACTATCTCGTTTCTGGAGGAGAATCAGGTATCGTAAACCTGGGTACAGGCGAAGGGAATTCGGTCATGGAAATCGTCGAGACCGTGGAAAAGCTAATGTCTGTGAAGTTCAACAAGTCTGTAGGAGAGCGTAGAACT
This genomic interval from Pelagicoccus albus contains the following:
- the galE gene encoding UDP-glucose 4-epimerase GalE, encoding MKILITGTGGYVGSIAARCFLKAGHEVVGVDALFRGYEAPQALLQSEFGADRFRYFKADVADSLEKVFESEAGIEAVVHFAAYCNVGESEKDPGLYFRNNVGGVVALLEAMKKHKVLKLVFSSTCATYGDPEYVPIDEAHPMTGCTSAYGESKLMAEKAIQWYATSFGIQYLALRYFNICGASDDGLFGDSKKPSFHLMQNAVRAGLGLSEFQFNYTEVDTPDGSPIRDYINVEDLAEAHVKALDYLVSGGESGIVNLGTGEGNSVMEIVETVEKLMSVKFNKSVGERRTGDAIRAVADNRKAKALLDWTPSRSLEDSVNSLWKWYKARPQGWER